Part of the Kitasatospora sp. NBC_01266 genome, CGGCGAAGAGATCCACGTCGGGCCATGGACCCTCGACACGAGCGTGCTGCTCACGTACTAGCAGGGGCCGGTCTGGCGTGCCCGCGCTGAATTCCAGGACCGGGCACGTCAATTCGTCCACACCCGCGACCGGCTCGACCGAACTGACCCGCCGACGCATGCCGCAGGGTGCCGCGGTCGCCCTGACCGCCACCGCCGGCACCGCCCTGCTGGGGCCTGTCCAAGCCCACCACCACCTCGGCAGCCGTCGGCGGCTCGGAGACCTTCGACGAGGTCTTCGGGAACCGCCGGATCCAGGGAATGCCGATGGCCGGCGGCAGCGGCGGCATGCACCACGCCGGCCGAGCCGATCGGCGAGAAGCTCCGCCACGGCGTCCACCGCCCGACCGGGCACCCCCCTTCCGGGTGAACGCGGCTCGCCCGACGAGCCGCATCCCCGGTGCGCCTGCGCGATGCCCGTACCTCCGTTCGACTGAACTGGGTGGCGGCCGATCCCCTCCTGTGCCAGGAGCCCCGCATGCCCACGTCCAGCGCCCTCGCCCTCCTCCCCGCCCCGCTCCTCGCCTTCGCCCTCGCCACTCCCGCCGGCGCCGCGAGCCGTGCCCCCGGCGCCCGCCCCACGCTCGCCGACGCCGGCATCGCCCCGCACCTGCTCACCATCGGCGTGCTCGCCCTCGCGCTGCTCGCCCTGGGCACCGCCGCGCTGGCCCGCAGCCACCGCCGCTGAGCCACAACCCACTTGCCCGGAAACTCAGTTGCCGATCGCCGCAGCCGCCGCCCAGAATCGGCGCCATGTGTGCCGCCGTCCTGACCGACGACCAGATCGAGCGCTTCGTCACCGAAGGCTTCGTCCACCTCCCCGAGGCGTTCCCGCGCGCCCTCGCCGATGAGTGCCGCGCCTTCCTCTGGCGCGAGACGGGCCTGGACCCCGACGACCCGGTCAGCTGGACGCAGCCCGTCGTCCGCCTCTTCAGCTACGCGGACGCCCCCTTCCAGCGGGCCGCCACCACCCCGCGCCTGCACGCCGCCTTCGACCAGCTCGTCGGCCCGGGCAACTGGACGCCGCGGCTCGGGCTCGGCACGTTCCCGATCCGCTTCCCGCACCCGGCGGACCCGGGGGACGCCGGGTGGCACATGGACGGCAGCTTCACCCCGCCCGGCGAGGACGGCTACTGGCTCAACCTCCGCTCGCGGGACCGGGCGCTGCTGATGCTCTTCCTCTTCTCGGACGTCGGCACCGACGACGCGCCGACCCGGATCAAGGTGGGCTCGCACCTGGACGTGCCGCCGTTCCTGGAGCCGTACGGGGAGCGCGGCGCCAACCTCTTCGAGGTCTGCACCGCCATGGACGAGGCCGGCCGGCTCGACTCCCCCGACCGCCCGCAGGCGCTCGCCACCGGCCGGGCCGGCGACGTCTACCTCTGCCACCCGTTCCTGATCCACGGCGCCCAGCCGCACCGGGGCACCGTCCCGCGCTTCATGGCCCAGCCGCCGCTGCTGTCCACCGCTCCGCTCGACCTGGACCGCACGGACGGCGCGCACACCCCCGTGGCCCGCGCCGTCCGACTCGGACTCGGCCTCGGCCCTTCGTAGTTCGCGCGGTCACCGGTCGAGCCGTGGCCGACCGCCACACCGGCCCGCAGCCTGCGGTTATCGCAAGCGGTAGCGGGCATATCACCCTGCGAAACCAGGGAGAGAGCCATGGCGATCGTCTTCGACGCGGACTTCGGTTCGACCGAGCAGTGGGTGGCCGGGCGCACCAGCGCCTATCCGAACATGGGCCCGACCAACCGGGCCGACCACAAACTCGACCAGCTCAACGGGGCCTACTGCCCGAGCGGCCAATTCACCGCCACCCGAAGCTGGTTCGGCTACCGCTGGAGCTGCAACCTGCTCACCACCGAGGGCAGCCCGCAGGGCTTCCAGCTGCGGGCCGGCGACACCCTGCACGCCCGGGTCACGCTGCCCACCGGCATCGGCGCCTGGCCGGCCATCTGGACCTGGCGGGACGGCGGCAACGAGGTCGACATCTTCGAGTACCACCCCGACCACCCGGGCCTGCTGGAGGTCACCAACCACGTCAGCGGCGGCTCCTACTACTGGGACGGCACCGCCGCCGGCGTCGCCCCGGGCGCCACCATCGACCTCAGCACCACCATCGGCGCCGACTCCGTCGACTGGTACGCGGGCGACACCCGGATCTACTCCGACGGCATGGGGGTGGGCGACGACTGGTCGGCCTACCTGATCGTCAACCTCTCGGTGTCGGACGGCACTTACCACCCGGCCCCACCCTTCTTCGGGCCCCGCCGGCTGAGCTGGACCTGCCTGAGCCTGCAGGTGGAGCGCTGAGCCCGGCAACCCGCCCTTGCTCCTCGTTCCAGGCGACTCACACCGCAAACGGTCAGGCAGACTTGTGGCATGGCTGACCCGAAGCGTCGACGTCGCCCACACCTGATCTCCACTCCGCTCCGCAAGAACGGCGAGGTGACGATCCCGCAGGACATCAGGAAACAACTGGAGCTTCAGGAGGGCGACCACTTGGTGGTGGCCGTCGAGGACGGCCGGATCGTCATGACTCCGGCCTCCGTGATCCCGGAGGATCAAGCCTGGTTCTGGACGCCCGAGTGGCAGGCCAAGGAGCAGGAGGTGGAGGAGGACCTGGCCCGAGGCAAGCGGGGCACGGTCTTCGAAGACGGCGAAGCCTTCCTCCGGCACTTGGCGGACGACGCCGGGCTCGACCCCGCAGAAATCAAACGCCGTGCCGACGGATGAGGAGCCGGCCCACTTCCTGCGTTACTGGGACCAGTTCACTGCGGCGCCCCCGCACCCGCCGAACGCCGGTGGGCGGCCCGCACCCCGCGAACCGCCCACCGGTACCCACCCCCGAGAACCCCGAAGCCCCCCGAAAGCCCCGAGCCCCCCGACCTGTCCCCCCGACCTACCCCCCGCGCCTATCTCGGCTTCGGCTTCCGCCTCAGCCGATCCGGTCCAGCACCAGCGGCGTGCGGGTGTACTCGGTGCCCAGCGGCGAGACCTCGACGCCGCCCGTCAGCGCCTCGATGGCGTACTCGAAGCGCTCGGGGGTGTCGGTGTGCAGGGTGAGCAGCGGCTGGCCGGCGGTCACCACGTCACCGGGCTTGGCGTGCATCTCCACGCCGGCACCGGCCTGCACCGGGTCCTCCTTGCGGGCCCGGCCGGCGCCCAGGCGCCAGGCGCAGACGCCCACCGCGTAGGCGTCCAGGGCGGTCAGCACGCCGCCGGCCGGGGCCGGGATCACGTGCTGCTCCTTGGCGACCGGGAGCGGGGCGTCCACGTCGCCGCCCTGGGCGGAGATCAGGCGGCGCCAGTGGTCCATCGCGGAGCCGTCCTTGAGGGCCTCGGCCGGGTCCTTGCCGTGCACGCCGGCGGCCTTGAGCATCTCGCGGGCCAGTGCGACGGTCAGCTCCACCACGTCCGCCGGGCCGCCGCCGGCCAGCACCTCGAGGGACTCGCGCACCTCGAGGGCGTTGCCGGCGGTGAGGCCGAGCGGGGTCGACATGTCGGTGAGCAGCGCGACGGTGTTGACGCCGGCGTTGCGCCCCAGGCCCACCATGGTGCGGGCCAGCTCCTGGGCGTCGGCCAGGTTCTTCATGAAGGCGCCGGAGCCGACCTTCACGTCGAGCACCAGGGCGCCGGTGCCCTCGGCGATCTTCTTGGACATGATCGAGGAGGCGATCAGCGGGATCGCCTCGACGGTGCCGGTGACGTCGCGCAGCGCGTAGAGCTTCTTGTCGGCGGGGGCCAGGCCGTCACCGGCCGCGCAGATCACCGCACCGGACTCGCGCAGCACGTGCATCATCTCGTCGTTGGAGAGCAGCGCGCGCCAGCCGGGGATGGACTCCAGCTTGTCCAGGGTGCCGCCGGTGTGGCCCAGGCCGCGCCCGGACAGCTGCGGAACGGCAGCGCCGCAGGCGGCGACCAGGGGGGCCAGCGGCAGGGTGATCTTGTCGCCGACGCCACCGGTGGAGTGCTTGTCGGCGGTGGGTACGCCCAGCGCGGCGAAGTCCATCCGGACACCGGAGCGGATCATCGCGTCGGTCCAGCGGCTGATCTCGCGCAGGTTCATCCCGTTCAGCAGGATGGCCATCGCCAGCGCGGACATCTGCTCGTCGGCCACCACGCCGCGGGTGTAGGCGTCGATCACCCAGTCGATCTGATCATCGGTCAGCTCGCGGCGGTCGCGCTTGGCGGTGATGACGGAGATGACGTCCATGGCTTTCTCCCACAAGAAACGAAGAACGGCGCGAGGGCGGCTGCTGCTCAGCCGCCCTCGCGCCAACTCTACGCGCGTCACTCGCGCGTAGCTACCACCAGATCCGGATACTTCCGGATACTTCCGGGTCCTACAACCGCTCCGGGCCGAAGGCGTCCGGCAGGACCTCCGCCATCGTCTTGATCCCGGACGGCAGGTCCACCAGCAACTCCGGTCCGCCGTGCTCGTAGAGCAGTTGGCGGCAGCGCCCGCACGGCATCAGCGCCTGCCCGGCACCGTCCACGCAGGCGAAGGCGACCAGCCGGCCGCCCCCGCTCGCGTAGAGCGCCGAGACCAGCCCGCACTCGGCGCACAGGCCCAGGCCGTAGGAGGCGTTCTCCACGTTGCAGCCGCTGACCACGCGGCCGTCGTCGACCAGCGCGGCCGCGCCCACCGGGTACTTGCTGTACGGGGCGTACGCCCGGGACATCGCGTCCCGGGCCGCCGCGCGCAGCGCGTCCCAGTCGATCTCGGCGACCTGGGGGGCCGTCACTTGCCCTGGCCCTTGCGGTAGATCTGACCGTCGGCCTTCGGCGGACGCAGCCGCTGCGAGGACATCGCCAGCACCACCAGGGTGATGATGTACGGCGAGGCCACGATCAGCGGACGCGGCACCGCGTCGGTGGCCGCGTACCAGGCGGCCATGCCGGCGGCGGCGACCAGGCTGACCACGGCCGGGACCAGCTTGCGCCGGTAGCCCTGCCAGAGCGCCAGCAGCGCCAGGATCAGCGCGATCACCAGCAGCAGCACGTGCACCGAGTCGGGGTCGCGCAGCTGGAGGCTGTCGGTGAAGCCGAACAGCGCCGCACCGGTGGCCAGGCCGCCCGGCAGCCAGTTGCCGAAGATCATCGCGGCGAGACCGATGTAGCCGCGACCGCCGGTCTGGCCGTCGTGGTAGATGCTGGCGGCGACCATCGAGAGGTAGGCGCCACCGAGACCGGCGAAGCCGCCGGAGGCGATCACCGCGATGTACTTGTACTTGTAGACGTTGACGCCCAGCGACTCGGCCGCGGTCGGGTTCTCACCGCAGGAGCGCAGACGCAGGCCGAAGCTGGTGCGCCAGAGCACGAAGTAGCTGCCGACCAGCAGCGCGGCCGCCAGCAGGGTGACCACCGAGAGGTTGCTGACCAGGCCGCCGAGCACGCCCGCCACGTCCGAGACGAAGAACCAGTGGTGGCCCTCGACGGTCGACAGCCAGGAGGAGAGGCCGGGCACGGTCAGGCTCGGCAGCCCCGGGGTGGGCGGGGACTGGCCGGCGCCGGCGCCCGCGCTCTGGTAGGCGGTGTAGTAGATCCGGTTGATGTACAGGCAGATACCCGGGATCAGCAGGTTGATACCGACACCGGCGACGATGTGGTCCACGCCGAAACCGACCGTGATCACGGCGTGCAGCAGACCGGCGAAGGCGCCGGCGGCGATCGCGGCCAGCAGGCCGACCCACGGGTTGACCAGGTAGCCCGCCCAGGCACCGGCGAAGGTGCCGGCCACCATCATGCCCTCGAGGCCGATGTTGACCACACCGGCCCGCTCGGCCCAGAGGCCGCCGAGACCGGCCATGCCGATCGGCACGGCCGCGCCGATCGCGGCGGTGATCTGGCTGGAGGAGGTCAGCGAGTGGTTGCCGGTGGCAGCACCGACGATCGCGAAGAGCAGGATCGCGCCGGCGACCAGCAGCAGGATGACCGGCAGCGACAGCTTGCCGCGCTTGCCGGCGGCCTTGGCGGCCGGCTTCGGACGGGACTCAGTCACGGTGCTCATGCCGCAACCTCCTTCTTCGCGGCGGCGGCAACGGCGGCAGCGGCCAACTGGGCGCCGACCCGCTGCTGCTGGCGCTTGATGCCGTAGCGGCGCACCAGCTCGTAGGCGACCACCACGCAGATCACGATGGTGCCTTCCATGACGTTGATGATCTCCGGCGGGAAGTTCTGCACCGACAGCAGCGGGGCGGAAGCGTCCATGAACGCCCAGAGCAGCGAGGCGATGCCGATGCCCAGCGGGGTGTTGCGGCCGAGCAGCGCGATCGCGATGCCGGTGAAGCCGATGCCGGCCTGGAAGTTCTGGCCGAAGTAGTGCGAGTAGGTCAGCAGGTCGGGCATGCCGATCAGACCGGCCAGCGCGCCGGAGACGCACATGCTGGTCAGCACCATGCGCTTGACGTTGACGCCGCTCGCGGCAGCGGCGCTCTCGGAACGGCCGGTGGCCCGCAGGTCGAAGCCGAACCGGGTCCGGCTGAGCACCCACTGGAACAGCACCCCGAGCAGCACCGCCACGATCAGGAAGCCGTAGAGCTGGCCGCCCTGGGTGCTGAAGGTGAAGAAGTTGCTGGAGTTGGACATCATCTTGGTCTGCACGGTGTTGCTGACCCCGCCACCGGTGCTCGGCACGAAGATGCCCGGCACCAGCAGCATGCCGATCACCGCGGTGGTGATCGCGTTCAGCATGATCGTCGAGATGACCTCGCTGACCCCGCGGGTGACCTTGAGGACACCGGCGACGCCCGCCCAGAGGCCGCCGACCAGCATGGCGACGATCAGCAGCAGCGGGATCTGGATGAACGACGGCAGGTTCAGCTGCCCGCCGATGTACGCGGCGAAGAGCGCCGCCAGCTGGTACTGGCCGTCCGCGCCGATGTTGAACAGGTTCATCCGGAAGCCGAAGGCGACCGCGATGCCGGCGAGGTAGTAGGTGGTGGCCTTGTTGAGGATCGCCACCTGCCCGTCGGAGGCGAACCCGTAGTTCGTCATGACGTGGAACGCCTGGAACGGGCTGTACCCGGCGACGCCCAGCAGCACCGAGCAGAGCAGCACGGCGGTGATCACGGCCAGCACCGGAGCGGCGATGGCCAGGCCGAGCTTCTCGCGGTCGATCCGCTGGAAGAACCCCCGCTGCGCGGGGTGCGTGGTGGTACTCATCTGGGTCACTCCCCCGCCTGCGCGTCGACCGCAGCGGTGTCGGTGGTGTCGGCGTCCCCGGCCGGGGCGTCGACGGCGTCAGCGGCCACAGCGGCCACAGCGGCCACGACAGCCTCGGCAGGCTCATCAGCCACAGCGGTCTCAGTGGCCTCGACGGCCTCAGCAGGCTCAGCGACCTCGGCAGGCTCAGCGACCTCGGCGGCAGCGGCGGCGCCGTCGGACTCGATGCGGCCGGCGGCGGCACCGGTCATCGCGGTGCCCAGGTCCTCGGCGGTGACGGTGGCCGGGTCGGCGTCCGCGACCAGGCGACCGCGGTAGATCACCTTGATCGTGTCGGAGAGACCGATCAGCTCGTCCAGGTCCGCGGAGATCAGCAGCACCGCCAGGCCCTCGCGCTGGGCGACCCGGATGTGCTCCCAGATCTGCGCCTGCGCGCCGACGTCCACCCCGCGGGTGGGGTGCGCGGCGATCAGCAGCTTGGGCTGGTGGCTCATCTCGCGGCCGACGATCAGCTTCTGCTGGTTGCCGCCGGAGAGCGAGGCCGCGGTGACGTCGATGCCCGGGGTGCGGACGTCGTACTGCTCGACGATCCGCTGGGTGTCGCGCTTGGCGGCCGCCGGGTCGATCAGGATGCCCTTGGCGTTGGGCGCCTCGGTGACGTGGCCGAGGATCCGGTTCTCCCAGAGCGGCGCTTCCAGCAGCAGGCCGTGGCGGTGCCGGTCCTCGGGGATGTAGCCGATGCCGGCCTCGCGGCGGGAGCGGGTCAGCATCGCGGTGAGGTCCTGGCCGTCCAGCATCACCATGCCGGCGTCCAGCGGGAGCATGCCCACGATGGCCTCGACCAGTTCGGCCTGGCCGTTGCCCTCGACACCCGCGAGGCCGAGGATCTCGCCCTTGTGGATGGTCATCGAGATGTCGTCCAGCACGACGCGCTCGATGCCCTCGGCGTCGGCCTTGGCGATCCGCAGGTTCTCGAGCTTGAGCATCTGCACGTCGGTGACGGTGGACTCGCGGCTCTCCGGCGAGGGCAGCTCGCTGCCGACCATCAGCTCGGCGAGCTCACGCGCCGTCACTGCCTGCGGGTCGGCGTCGCCGACCGTGGTGCCGCGACGGATCACGGTGATCGCGTCGGCCACCGAGAGCACCTCGTGCAGCTTGTGCGAGATGAAGATGACGGTGACGCCCTCGGCCTTGAGCTCGCGCAGGTTGCCGAAGAGCGCGTCGACCTCCTGCGGGACCAGCACGGCGGTCGGCTCGTCCAGGATCAGGATCCGGGCGCCGCGGTAGAGCACCTTGAGGATCTCGACCCGCTGGCGGTCCGCCACACCGAGGTCCTCGACCAGGGCGTCGGGGCGCACGTTCAGGCCGTACTGGTCGGAGATCTCCTTGATCTTCGCCTTGGCCTTGGCGCCGATGCCGTGCAGCTTCTCGCCGCCGAGCACGACGTTCTCCAGCACGGTCAGGTTGTCGGCCAGCATGAAGTGCTGGTGGACCATGCCGATGCCGCGGGCGATGGCGTCGCCGGGGGTGGCGAACTCGCACAGCTCGCCGTTGATCGCGATGCTGCCCTCGTCCGGCCGCTGCATGCCGTACAGGATCTTCATCAGCGTGGACTTGCCGGCGCCGTTCTCACCCATCAGGGCGTGGACGGTGCCGGTGTTCACGGTGAGGTTGATGTCGTGGTTGGCCACGACGCCGGGGAAGCGCTTGGTGATGCCGCGCAGTTCGACGGCCACGGTCGCCGATCCCATGGTGGGGTTACCTCCCTTGCTGGGGGAGGGCGTGGAAGCGGTGATGGCGATCTCCTGGTGGTGAGCAGGCGCGTCGTTGCGCTGTGGAGGAGGGGAGGCCCGCCGTGCTGCTCGGCGGCGGAGTGGAGGTACGAGAAGGGCCCGGCGGAGTGCGCTCGCGCGCGACCCACCGGGCCCCTCCCTGTCTCAGACGTGTTGCTCGACTACGCGGTGGTACTGGTGGGTCAGTTGGCCGGCGGCGTGGTCGGCGGGGTGATGGTGCCCGCGATGATCGCCTGGGTGGCCTGCTGGATCTTGTCGGCGATGTCGTCGATGTGACCGCCGGTGGTGGCCAGGCCGACACCGCCCGACTTCAGGTCGAAGCGCTGGATGCCGGTGAGCGGCTGACCGTTCTTGACGCTCTGGATGTAGTTGTAGACCGCGGTGTTCACGTTCTTCAGCGCAGAGGTCAGGATGTGGCTGGAGTAGGCCGCCAGGGCGGACTGCCTGGCCTGGTCGGTGTCGACGCCGATGGCCCAGAGCTGGTCACCCTTGGTGGGGGCCGGGGTGGTGGCCACGGCCTGGATCGCACCGGTGCCCGAGGCGCCGGCGGCGGCGTAGATGACGTCCGCGCCGTCGTCGATCTGGCCCTGGGCGGCGGCCTTGCCCTTGGCCGGGTCGGTGAAGCCGGTGAAGTCCGGCGGGGTGGTCAGGTAGGTGGTGTCGATGATGATGTTCGGGTTCACCGACTTGGCACCGGCCTTGTAACCGGCCTCGAACTTCTTGATCAGCTCGGACTGCACGCCACCGATGAAGCCGATGTGGCCGTCCTTGCTCTTGCTGGCGGCGGCGATGCCGGCCAGGTAGGAGCTCTGCTGCTCGGTGAACTCCAGCGAGGTGACGTTGCTCGGCTGGGTCGGCGAGTCGGAGTCGATGATCGCGAACCGGACGTTCGGGTGCTCCTTGGCGACCTTCTCGACGGTCGCCTGGTACACGAAGCCGACCGCGATGATCGGGTTGTAGCCGGCCGAGACCAGGCTCTCCAGACGGGTCTGCTTGTCGGAGTCGGCCTCACCCGGCTTGGCGTCGGCCTCGCTGGCCTGGATGCCGAAGTCCGCCTTGGCCTTGTCCAGACCGGCCGCGGCCGAGTCGTTGAAGCCCTGGTCACCACGACCGCCGACGTCATAGGCCATACCGACCTTGAGACCGGAGCCGGAAGCGGAGGACGAGGCGGTGTCGGTGCTCTTTGCGCCGCAAGCGGCGAGCGAGGCGATGCCCAGGGAACCCGAGAGCACAACCGCGGCGAGCTTTACTGAACGGCGCAAGGGAGTATCTCCTTCTCACACACCCGTTTGGCGTGGTCGGACGCCACCGTAACGCGCGTAGAACACGGTTGTGTTACGGGTCGCCTGGCCACTCGGGTTGTTATCAAACCGTGGCACTTAGGCCCATCAGGTCCCTAAAACACCGATGAGCGACTTAGTGTCCCACGGCCCCGCCGAACCATCGCTCCCCCGTTCGATCTTGATGGTTCCATGGCGAACTCCTGATGCCGCCGGTATCGCCCTGGCCGCCGCCCTCAGCAGTGGCCGTACTCCAGTGCCAGCGAGCCGAAGAGTTCGACGCCGATCGCGATCGCCCGCTCGTCCACGTCGAACCGCCCCTGGTGCAGATCCCGCACCGCGGTCTCGTGCGGAGCGCGCACCCCGAGCCGGGCCAGCGCGCCCGGCGCGTGCTCCAGGTACCAGGAGAAGTCCTCGCCCCCCAGGGACTGCTCCGTTTCCTCCACTACTCCTTCACCTTCGCCACCGAACTGACGCGTCATCGCCATATCCAACTGGGCGATCGTCTCCGCCTCGTTCACCACCGGCGGGACCCCGCGCTTGTAGTCCAGGCTCCACTTGGCCCGATGGATCTCGGCCATCGCGCCGATCAGCTCGTGCAGCGCGTCCGGCACCTCCCGCCAGCCGGCCAACTCCAAGCAGCGGACGGTGCCCTCCAACTCGGCATGCTGTGGGATCACGTTCGGCGCGGAGCCGGATTCGATCCGGCCCCAGACCAGGCTGACACCCCAGCGCGGGTCCATCCGGCGGGCCAGCGCGCCCGGCAGGTCGGCGGCCAGCCGGCCGATCGCGGTGACCAGATCGGTGGTCAGATGCGGGCGGGCGGTGTGCCCGCCGGGGCCGTCCAGGCTCAGCACCAGGGCGTCGCAGGCCGAGGTGATCGCACCGGTGCGCAGGCCGATCCGGCCGACCACCACCTTGGGGTCGCAGTGCACCGCGAAGATCCGGCCGACCCCCTCCATCCCGCCGGCCGCGATCACGTCCAACGCGCCGCCGGGCATCATCTCCTCGGCCGGCTGGAAGATCAGCCGCACCGGCTGCCGCAGCCGCCCCTCGCGCAGCGCGTCGGCCAGCACCAGCGCGGTGCCGAGCACCACCGAG contains:
- a CDS encoding phytanoyl-CoA dioxygenase family protein produces the protein MCAAVLTDDQIERFVTEGFVHLPEAFPRALADECRAFLWRETGLDPDDPVSWTQPVVRLFSYADAPFQRAATTPRLHAAFDQLVGPGNWTPRLGLGTFPIRFPHPADPGDAGWHMDGSFTPPGEDGYWLNLRSRDRALLMLFLFSDVGTDDAPTRIKVGSHLDVPPFLEPYGERGANLFEVCTAMDEAGRLDSPDRPQALATGRAGDVYLCHPFLIHGAQPHRGTVPRFMAQPPLLSTAPLDLDRTDGAHTPVARAVRLGLGLGPS
- a CDS encoding beta-glucanase, with the protein product MAIVFDADFGSTEQWVAGRTSAYPNMGPTNRADHKLDQLNGAYCPSGQFTATRSWFGYRWSCNLLTTEGSPQGFQLRAGDTLHARVTLPTGIGAWPAIWTWRDGGNEVDIFEYHPDHPGLLEVTNHVSGGSYYWDGTAAGVAPGATIDLSTTIGADSVDWYAGDTRIYSDGMGVGDDWSAYLIVNLSVSDGTYHPAPPFFGPRRLSWTCLSLQVER
- a CDS encoding AbrB/MazE/SpoVT family DNA-binding domain-containing protein, with product MADPKRRRRPHLISTPLRKNGEVTIPQDIRKQLELQEGDHLVVAVEDGRIVMTPASVIPEDQAWFWTPEWQAKEQEVEEDLARGKRGTVFEDGEAFLRHLADDAGLDPAEIKRRADG
- a CDS encoding thymidine phosphorylase is translated as MDVISVITAKRDRRELTDDQIDWVIDAYTRGVVADEQMSALAMAILLNGMNLREISRWTDAMIRSGVRMDFAALGVPTADKHSTGGVGDKITLPLAPLVAACGAAVPQLSGRGLGHTGGTLDKLESIPGWRALLSNDEMMHVLRESGAVICAAGDGLAPADKKLYALRDVTGTVEAIPLIASSIMSKKIAEGTGALVLDVKVGSGAFMKNLADAQELARTMVGLGRNAGVNTVALLTDMSTPLGLTAGNALEVRESLEVLAGGGPADVVELTVALAREMLKAAGVHGKDPAEALKDGSAMDHWRRLISAQGGDVDAPLPVAKEQHVIPAPAGGVLTALDAYAVGVCAWRLGAGRARKEDPVQAGAGVEMHAKPGDVVTAGQPLLTLHTDTPERFEYAIEALTGGVEVSPLGTEYTRTPLVLDRIG
- a CDS encoding cytidine deaminase encodes the protein MTAPQVAEIDWDALRAAARDAMSRAYAPYSKYPVGAAALVDDGRVVSGCNVENASYGLGLCAECGLVSALYASGGGRLVAFACVDGAGQALMPCGRCRQLLYEHGGPELLVDLPSGIKTMAEVLPDAFGPERL
- a CDS encoding ABC transporter permease; this translates as MSTVTESRPKPAAKAAGKRGKLSLPVILLLVAGAILLFAIVGAATGNHSLTSSSQITAAIGAAVPIGMAGLGGLWAERAGVVNIGLEGMMVAGTFAGAWAGYLVNPWVGLLAAIAAGAFAGLLHAVITVGFGVDHIVAGVGINLLIPGICLYINRIYYTAYQSAGAGAGQSPPTPGLPSLTVPGLSSWLSTVEGHHWFFVSDVAGVLGGLVSNLSVVTLLAAALLVGSYFVLWRTSFGLRLRSCGENPTAAESLGVNVYKYKYIAVIASGGFAGLGGAYLSMVAASIYHDGQTGGRGYIGLAAMIFGNWLPGGLATGAALFGFTDSLQLRDPDSVHVLLLVIALILALLALWQGYRRKLVPAVVSLVAAAGMAAWYAATDAVPRPLIVASPYIITLVVLAMSSQRLRPPKADGQIYRKGQGK
- a CDS encoding ABC transporter permease; this encodes MSTTTHPAQRGFFQRIDREKLGLAIAAPVLAVITAVLLCSVLLGVAGYSPFQAFHVMTNYGFASDGQVAILNKATTYYLAGIAVAFGFRMNLFNIGADGQYQLAALFAAYIGGQLNLPSFIQIPLLLIVAMLVGGLWAGVAGVLKVTRGVSEVISTIMLNAITTAVIGMLLVPGIFVPSTGGGVSNTVQTKMMSNSSNFFTFSTQGGQLYGFLIVAVLLGVLFQWVLSRTRFGFDLRATGRSESAAAASGVNVKRMVLTSMCVSGALAGLIGMPDLLTYSHYFGQNFQAGIGFTGIAIALLGRNTPLGIGIASLLWAFMDASAPLLSVQNFPPEIINVMEGTIVICVVVAYELVRRYGIKRQQQRVGAQLAAAAVAAAAKKEVAA
- a CDS encoding ABC transporter ATP-binding protein, translated to MGSATVAVELRGITKRFPGVVANHDINLTVNTGTVHALMGENGAGKSTLMKILYGMQRPDEGSIAINGELCEFATPGDAIARGIGMVHQHFMLADNLTVLENVVLGGEKLHGIGAKAKAKIKEISDQYGLNVRPDALVEDLGVADRQRVEILKVLYRGARILILDEPTAVLVPQEVDALFGNLRELKAEGVTVIFISHKLHEVLSVADAITVIRRGTTVGDADPQAVTARELAELMVGSELPSPESRESTVTDVQMLKLENLRIAKADAEGIERVVLDDISMTIHKGEILGLAGVEGNGQAELVEAIVGMLPLDAGMVMLDGQDLTAMLTRSRREAGIGYIPEDRHRHGLLLEAPLWENRILGHVTEAPNAKGILIDPAAAKRDTQRIVEQYDVRTPGIDVTAASLSGGNQQKLIVGREMSHQPKLLIAAHPTRGVDVGAQAQIWEHIRVAQREGLAVLLISADLDELIGLSDTIKVIYRGRLVADADPATVTAEDLGTAMTGAAAGRIESDGAAAAAEVAEPAEVAEPAEAVEATETAVADEPAEAVVAAVAAVAADAVDAPAGDADTTDTAAVDAQAGE
- a CDS encoding BMP family lipoprotein, encoding MRRSVKLAAVVLSGSLGIASLAACGAKSTDTASSSASGSGLKVGMAYDVGGRGDQGFNDSAAAGLDKAKADFGIQASEADAKPGEADSDKQTRLESLVSAGYNPIIAVGFVYQATVEKVAKEHPNVRFAIIDSDSPTQPSNVTSLEFTEQQSSYLAGIAAASKSKDGHIGFIGGVQSELIKKFEAGYKAGAKSVNPNIIIDTTYLTTPPDFTGFTDPAKGKAAAQGQIDDGADVIYAAAGASGTGAIQAVATTPAPTKGDQLWAIGVDTDQARQSALAAYSSHILTSALKNVNTAVYNYIQSVKNGQPLTGIQRFDLKSGGVGLATTGGHIDDIADKIQQATQAIIAGTITPPTTPPAN
- a CDS encoding amidohydrolase, whose protein sequence is MRPLRAQVRAYEAELIAFRRDLHRHPELGRQEFRTTRLLRERLVAAGLDPRPLPGGTGLLVDLVPPGTEVGTPLLAFRADIDALPIEDAKSEVPYRSTVPGCAHACGHDVHTSVVLGTALVLADALREGRLRQPVRLIFQPAEEMMPGGALDVIAAGGMEGVGRIFAVHCDPKVVVGRIGLRTGAITSACDALVLSLDGPGGHTARPHLTTDLVTAIGRLAADLPGALARRMDPRWGVSLVWGRIESGSAPNVIPQHAELEGTVRCLELAGWREVPDALHELIGAMAEIHRAKWSLDYKRGVPPVVNEAETIAQLDMAMTRQFGGEGEGVVEETEQSLGGEDFSWYLEHAPGALARLGVRAPHETAVRDLHQGRFDVDERAIAIGVELFGSLALEYGHC